The Microcebus murinus isolate Inina chromosome 4, M.murinus_Inina_mat1.0, whole genome shotgun sequence genome has a segment encoding these proteins:
- the BANF1 gene encoding barrier-to-autointegration factor: protein MTTSQKHRDFVAEPMGEKPVGSLAGIGEVLGKKLEERGFDKAYVVLGQFLVLKKDEDLFREWLKDTCGANAKQSRDCFGCLREWCDAFL, encoded by the exons ATGACAACCTCCCAGAAGCACCGAGATTTCGTGGCAGAGCCTATGGGGGAAAAGCCAGTGGGGAGCCTCGCTGGGATCGGTGAAGTCCTGGGGAAGAAGCTGGAGGAAAGGGGCTTTGACAAG GCTTATGTGGTCCTTGGCCAGTTTCTGGTGCTAAAGAAAGATGAAGACCTCTTCCGGGAATGGCTGAAGGACACATGTGGCGCCAATGCCAAGCAGTCCCGGGACTGCTTTGGCTGCCTTCGAGAGTGGTGCGACGCTTTCTTGTGA